Part of the Streptomyces sp. NBC_01460 genome, GATCCGGACCCCGGACATCTTCTCCACGGTCTTGACCACACAGGCCGGACCGATCTGCGAGTAGACGGAGTTGAACATGACCCGGTTCGCGGACGCCGTCTTCGAACCGTCGGCCTTGACGCACTCGGGCCGGGTCACCAGGGTGTCGCGCGGGATGGACACCGCCGTGGCCTCGGTGCGGCCCTCGGGTATGTGCACCACCAGTGCGGTGTCGGAGCGCGCCCCGCTGACGGCGCCGCCCCCGCCCAGCTCCTTGTTCTCCGCCCCGGCGCGCGAGTCGGAGCCGAGGACGAGCAGGTTCTGACCGGTGGTGGGGAGCTTCTCGGGGCGGTCCTCGCCGAGGGCCTTGTTGATGTCGACGCCCTTGATGTTGCCGTCGAGGTCCTGGTACATCCAGTACGCCGTGCCGCCGCCCGCGAGCAGGAGCACGAGGAGGACCCCGAGTGTGATCCTGAGTCCGCGGCGGCGCTTGCGTTCCTTCTTCCGGCCCCGCTTCGGAGCTTCCGCCCGTCGGGAGGCGCGCCGTCCTGGAGGCATGACGTCGTTGCTCATCCTGTTCGAGTCCCTTGGTCTCGCGGCCCGGGAGGGCTGTGGGCGGGTTGGACTCGGGTGGGGGGAGGAGCCGGTCCGACTTCGGTGTGCGTAGCACTATAGACAGTCCGTCGAGCGTGCGTGCGAACACTGTGGGGCGTCATACGCGCCACAGCTCCCCCCGCGAAGCCGCCCACCAGCACCGGGCCGTCACCATTCGGGCACTCAAAATTCTCTCATGTGAGGGACTAGTATGTGCCAGATTCGAAATCATGCGCGATGCGCCGGACGCCTGGAAAGGTGACTGCGGAAATGCTCGGACAGGATGCCCGCGCGACCCCGAGGGTTGCTTCCGGGGCAGGCGCGTTGCAGGGCATCTGGCTCACCCGGGGCAAGGAGGGCCGTCTCACGGCGTACGCGTCGGCCGAGGGCGGACTCAGGCGCTGGACCGAGAGCCGGCCCGGGAGTCCGGACTGGGGGCGGTCCACGCTCGTCCCCATGCCAGG contains:
- a CDS encoding LCP family protein; its protein translation is MSNDVMPPGRRASRRAEAPKRGRKKERKRRRGLRITLGVLLVLLLAGGGTAYWMYQDLDGNIKGVDINKALGEDRPEKLPTTGQNLLVLGSDSRAGAENKELGGGGAVSGARSDTALVVHIPEGRTEATAVSIPRDTLVTRPECVKADGSKTASANRVMFNSVYSQIGPACVVKTVEKMSGVRIDHYLEINFAGFKDLVDAIGGVTVKVEEPIKDEASGLDLTAGTHRLNGIESLAYVRTRHGVGDGSDLGRIGLQQQFLLALLTEIKSQDLLGSPTSTYKIANSATKSLTTDEGLASLTSLAEFARSMNGVDPSAMETIMLPVAYDKQDPNRVVASEPQAGDLWKAIRTDGTIPESAKKSPATGG